One genomic segment of Sanyastnella coralliicola includes these proteins:
- the cysD gene encoding sulfate adenylyltransferase subunit CysD, translating to MKFSDFPRSLENEAIYIFRETLAQFERPVLLFSGGKDSITLVHLMLRAFHPLVPPIPLLHIDTGHNFPEALRFRDELVEKYQLTLHVRKVEDTIREKGLQEETGKYASRNALQAVTLLDAIEEFKFDACIGGARRDEEKARAKERIFSVRNDFGEWDSRRQRPEVFDILNGRIHPGENVRVFPISNWTELDVWNYIREEGIALPSLYFAHEREVFYRDGLIWPVSDFVRLSQDESPERKVVRFRTVGDMTCTAAVDSQAATIDLVMEEIAAAEISERGARIDDKRSEAAMELRKQNGYF from the coding sequence ATGAAATTCAGTGATTTCCCTCGTTCATTAGAAAACGAGGCCATTTACATCTTCCGCGAAACACTTGCTCAATTTGAGCGTCCGGTGTTATTATTCAGTGGAGGAAAAGACAGTATCACCCTGGTGCACCTCATGCTCCGAGCATTTCACCCCTTGGTTCCGCCGATTCCGTTGCTCCATATCGACACGGGGCACAACTTCCCTGAAGCATTGAGATTCCGTGATGAGCTAGTGGAAAAATATCAACTCACCCTCCATGTTAGAAAAGTCGAAGACACCATACGTGAAAAAGGGCTTCAAGAAGAAACAGGTAAATATGCCAGCAGAAATGCCCTTCAAGCGGTTACCCTGCTGGATGCTATTGAAGAGTTTAAGTTTGATGCATGCATTGGCGGAGCCAGAAGAGATGAAGAAAAGGCGCGCGCTAAAGAGCGCATCTTTTCTGTACGAAATGACTTTGGCGAATGGGACTCGAGAAGACAACGACCAGAAGTCTTTGATATCCTTAACGGGAGAATTCACCCCGGCGAAAACGTTAGAGTATTCCCTATCTCCAACTGGACAGAACTCGATGTCTGGAATTATATTCGAGAAGAAGGCATCGCTCTCCCCTCTCTCTACTTTGCGCACGAGCGTGAAGTATTTTATCGCGACGGCCTGATCTGGCCTGTATCTGATTTCGTTCGTCTATCTCAGGATGAATCACCTGAACGTAAAGTGGTTAGATTCAGGACCGTCGGTGATATGACATGCACTGCTGCAGTTGATTCGCAAGCAGCTACCATTGATCTGGTGATGGAAGAAATTGCCGCAGCGGAGATCTCCGAGCGTGGGGCACGTATTGATGACAAGCGAAGCGAAGCCGCAATGGAGCTCCGCAAACAAAACGGATACTTCTAA